In the genome of Ancylomarina subtilis, one region contains:
- a CDS encoding globin — MKLEIAPVPSGGGRPQVTPPDVKLLTCIGEEGVRKMVSDHYDLMRSSEIGGMFPRWDKEFEAAKLRSSDFFIQVLGGPDYFNQNQGSPMLVSRHVHFKITAQAREIWLNAYKEILPKLDAPEEVLVSFWNYLNIFSIWMVNS, encoded by the coding sequence ATGAAATTAGAGATAGCACCAGTTCCTTCGGGAGGAGGACGTCCGCAGGTTACTCCACCCGATGTGAAATTATTGACTTGTATTGGAGAAGAGGGTGTCCGAAAGATGGTGAGCGACCACTACGACCTTATGCGATCAAGCGAAATAGGAGGGATGTTTCCCCGATGGGATAAGGAGTTCGAAGCGGCTAAATTGCGTTCTTCCGATTTTTTTATTCAAGTTTTGGGTGGACCCGATTATTTCAATCAGAATCAGGGAAGCCCCATGTTGGTGAGTCGTCACGTTCACTTTAAAATTACAGCACAAGCTCGCGAAATTTGGTTAAATGCTTATAAAGAGATTTTACCTAAGCTTGATGCTCCGGAAGAAGTGCTTGTTTCTTTCTGGAATTATCTCAATATTTTTTCCATTTGGATGGTAAATTCATAA